A stretch of Myxococcus hansupus DNA encodes these proteins:
- a CDS encoding DUF3592 domain-containing protein, with the protein MRWVRSKLFGPLAVFGSFGVALFALTAFLARSAYDFDSHAVDVSGVIIGHLPQQCSKTDDKKRSTSYTCYQYLVRYEADGVSHEAPVEMDRTSVQDRQGEAVELRMDPRTRKVHFAGLGPWAGPIITSIFGLLCFGAAALAHALFKNV; encoded by the coding sequence ATGCGTTGGGTGAGGTCCAAGCTGTTCGGGCCATTGGCGGTTTTCGGGTCGTTCGGGGTGGCGCTGTTCGCCCTCACCGCGTTCCTGGCGCGGTCGGCCTATGACTTCGACTCGCACGCGGTGGACGTATCCGGTGTCATCATCGGCCACCTGCCACAGCAGTGCAGCAAGACGGACGACAAGAAACGGTCCACCTCCTACACCTGCTACCAGTACCTGGTCCGGTACGAAGCCGACGGTGTCTCGCATGAGGCGCCGGTGGAGATGGACCGGACGAGCGTCCAGGACCGGCAGGGAGAGGCCGTGGAACTGCGAATGGACCCCCGCACGCGGAAGGTGCACTTCGCCGGGCTGGGACCATGGGCTGGCCCCATCATCACCTCCATCTTCGGACTGCTGTGCTTCGGCGCCGCGGCGCTGGCGCACGCGCTCTTCAAGAACGTCTGA
- a CDS encoding glutathione S-transferase family protein has translation MGDAKFELFYWPGIPGRGEFVRLVLEEAGADWVDVGLLPEGKGGGAKAVMQLLGKGPVPAYAPPVLKVGDVVISQASNICSYLGERFGLVPQDEASRLHARQFQLTVADVVAEAHDTHHPVAVMKYFEDQKDAAKQRAEDFRATRIPKYLGYFESVLKANPHGGGTFLLGKDFSYPELALYQLVNGLRYAFPNAMRRIAPQVPGVMALRQRISERPRIAAYARSPRAQPFNEQGIFRHYPELDDLKSA, from the coding sequence ATGGGCGACGCGAAGTTCGAACTGTTCTACTGGCCCGGCATCCCCGGCCGGGGCGAGTTCGTGCGGTTGGTGTTGGAAGAGGCGGGCGCGGACTGGGTGGACGTGGGCCTGCTGCCCGAAGGGAAGGGCGGCGGCGCCAAGGCCGTGATGCAACTGCTGGGCAAGGGGCCCGTGCCCGCGTACGCGCCCCCCGTGCTCAAGGTGGGCGACGTCGTCATCTCCCAGGCGTCCAACATCTGCTCGTACCTGGGAGAGCGCTTCGGCCTCGTGCCCCAGGATGAAGCCTCGCGCCTGCATGCCCGCCAATTCCAGCTCACCGTCGCGGACGTGGTGGCGGAAGCCCATGACACGCACCACCCCGTCGCCGTGATGAAGTACTTCGAGGACCAGAAGGACGCGGCGAAGCAGCGCGCGGAGGACTTCCGCGCCACCCGCATCCCCAAGTACCTGGGCTACTTCGAGAGCGTCCTCAAGGCCAACCCACACGGCGGCGGCACGTTCCTGCTGGGCAAGGACTTCAGCTACCCGGAGCTGGCGCTCTACCAGTTGGTGAATGGCCTGCGGTATGCCTTCCCCAATGCCATGCGCCGCATCGCCCCCCAGGTGCCGGGCGTGATGGCGCTGCGCCAGCGCATCTCGGAGCGCCCGCGCATCGCCGCGTATGCGCGCTCACCGCGCGCCCAGCCCTTCAACGAGCAGGGCATCTTCCGCCACTACCCGGAGCTGGACGACCTGAAGTCCGCGTAG
- a CDS encoding SDR family oxidoreductase yields the protein MKKVLVLGATSAIAQATVRLLAARGASLYLTGRNAANLEAVTKDAATRGSAKVESQVVDLNDFNSHEGLVEAAYTALGGLDGVVLAHGVLGDQAEAQRSWEATEAVLRTNFLSAVSLLTVLANRFEAQKAGTLVVISSVAGDRGRQSNYVYGASKGALNVFLQGLRNRLAKSNVAVVTVKPGFVDTPMTAHLPKNKLFASPEKVARGLLSAADARKNEVYVPGIWAIIMLIIRTIPETVFKRMKL from the coding sequence ATGAAGAAAGTGCTCGTCCTCGGCGCCACCAGCGCCATTGCCCAGGCGACGGTGCGGCTCTTGGCCGCGCGCGGCGCCTCGCTGTACCTGACTGGCCGCAACGCGGCGAACCTCGAGGCGGTGACGAAGGACGCCGCCACGAGGGGCTCGGCGAAGGTGGAGTCGCAGGTGGTGGACCTGAACGACTTCAACAGCCACGAGGGCCTCGTGGAGGCCGCGTACACGGCGCTGGGCGGGCTGGACGGCGTGGTGCTGGCGCACGGCGTGCTGGGAGACCAGGCGGAGGCGCAGCGCTCCTGGGAGGCCACGGAGGCGGTGCTGCGCACCAACTTCCTGAGCGCGGTGTCGCTGCTGACGGTGCTGGCCAACCGCTTCGAGGCGCAGAAGGCTGGCACGCTGGTGGTGATTTCGTCGGTGGCGGGTGACCGCGGCCGGCAGAGCAACTACGTGTACGGCGCGTCGAAGGGCGCGCTCAACGTGTTCCTCCAGGGCCTGCGCAACCGCCTGGCGAAGTCCAACGTGGCGGTGGTGACGGTGAAGCCGGGCTTCGTCGACACGCCGATGACGGCGCACCTGCCGAAGAACAAGCTCTTCGCCTCACCGGAGAAGGTGGCGCGCGGCCTGCTGAGCGCCGCGGACGCTCGGAAGAACGAGGTCTACGTCCCCGGCATCTGGGCGATCATCATGCTCATCATCCGGACCATTCCGGAGACGGTGTTCAAGCGCATGAAGCTCTGA
- a CDS encoding FAD-binding oxidoreductase yields the protein MKAWESWGRYPQVEQQAHTLVWRTDGLPSKDGSVLPHGLGRSYGDSCLNAGGTLLLTSGLDRFIAFDPATGVVRCEAGVSLDTILRLAAPRGWFLPVTPGTKFVTVGGAIANDVHGKNHHRGGTFGRFVRRFELLRSDGSRRVCAPDENPDWYGATIGGLGLTGLVTWAEVQLKPISNPYVLQETVPFGNLDGFLEVARASEKDYEFTMAWVDCLARGKKLGRGLLYRGNFAPPQFDGLPLAKSHLSHGVGLAVPMDMPAFCLNRLSVSAFNWLYYHRQNGKPKQRLTHYDPFFYPLDAIYAWNRIYGRRGFLQFQCVVPYSTARDALKEILERSSRGGLPSFLSVLKTFGDIPSPGWLSFPREGVTLAMDFANRGEKTWKLVEDLDRLTRQAGGAVYPAKDARMSPENFAAYFPQRERFMPYVDPSFSSSFWRRVNPVSLPFSLAAERGASAAPPPQSLLAIR from the coding sequence ATGAAGGCATGGGAGTCCTGGGGGCGCTATCCCCAAGTCGAACAGCAGGCGCACACGCTGGTGTGGCGCACGGACGGATTGCCGTCGAAGGACGGCAGCGTGCTGCCCCACGGGCTGGGGCGCAGCTACGGGGATTCGTGCCTGAACGCCGGGGGCACGCTGCTGCTCACCTCCGGGCTGGACCGCTTCATCGCCTTCGACCCGGCCACCGGCGTGGTGCGCTGCGAAGCGGGCGTGTCGCTGGACACGATTCTGCGGCTGGCGGCCCCGCGCGGCTGGTTCCTGCCGGTGACGCCGGGCACCAAGTTCGTGACGGTGGGCGGCGCCATCGCCAACGACGTCCACGGGAAGAACCACCACCGCGGCGGCACCTTCGGCCGCTTCGTGCGGCGCTTCGAGCTGCTGCGCTCGGACGGCAGCCGCCGCGTGTGCGCGCCGGATGAGAACCCGGACTGGTACGGCGCCACCATTGGCGGCCTGGGCCTCACCGGGCTCGTCACCTGGGCGGAGGTGCAGCTCAAGCCCATCAGCAACCCGTACGTGCTCCAGGAGACGGTGCCCTTCGGGAACCTGGACGGGTTCCTCGAGGTGGCCCGCGCGTCCGAGAAGGACTACGAGTTCACCATGGCCTGGGTGGACTGCCTGGCCCGGGGCAAGAAGCTGGGGCGCGGCCTGCTGTACCGGGGCAACTTCGCGCCGCCGCAGTTCGACGGGCTGCCGCTGGCCAAGAGCCACCTGTCCCATGGCGTGGGGCTGGCGGTGCCCATGGACATGCCGGCCTTCTGCCTCAACCGGCTGTCGGTGTCCGCCTTCAACTGGCTCTACTACCACCGGCAGAACGGCAAGCCGAAGCAGCGGCTCACGCACTACGACCCGTTCTTCTATCCGCTGGACGCCATCTACGCGTGGAACCGCATCTATGGCCGGCGCGGCTTCCTCCAGTTCCAGTGCGTGGTGCCCTATTCGACGGCGCGCGACGCGCTGAAGGAAATCCTGGAGCGCAGCTCGCGCGGCGGCCTGCCCAGCTTCCTCTCCGTGCTCAAGACTTTCGGTGACATCCCCTCTCCGGGCTGGCTGTCCTTCCCGCGCGAGGGCGTGACACTGGCCATGGACTTCGCCAACCGCGGCGAGAAGACGTGGAAGCTGGTGGAGGACCTGGACCGGCTGACGCGACAGGCGGGCGGCGCGGTGTACCCAGCGAAGGACGCGCGGATGAGTCCGGAGAACTTCGCGGCGTACTTCCCGCAGCGCGAGCGCTTCATGCCGTACGTGGACCCGTCGTTCTCCTCGTCGTTCTGGCGGCGGGTGAACCCGGTGTCCCTGCCCTTCTCCCTGGCCGCGGAGCGAGGTGCGTCGGCGGCGCCCCCGCCGCAGTCCCTGCTTGCCATCCGCTGA
- a CDS encoding UbiA family prenyltransferase, translating into MASVTSLPMLPETPLPEDSPDVPLAVDLDGTLVRTDTLHENLLVLFKHAPWLLLLAPLWVLKGKAFFKAEVARRASLDAASLPYHEELLAWLHEEKARGRRLVLATAADRRIADAVAAHLGIFSDVVASEATVNLSGARKLAKLKELLGTFDYAGNDTVDLPLWRECRRIVVVHAPAGVLKQAQGLGRDVHRVFERPATSLRVWVKALRVHQWAKNALVFVPLFAAHKATDTAMMVQAVLGFAAFSLCASSVYVLNDLLDLDSDRRHPTKKKRPFAACTLPVSTGVVLAPVLLLAGAAVCLLLPPAFAALLTAYYVLTLAYSLRLKQVVMLDVLVLAGLYTVRIFGGALAVNVPTSSWLMMFSMFIFLSLALVKRLSEVRRLRLSNETSAHGRGYLAQDYEQLASLGAASGQVSVLVLALYITSDEVTALYSHPERLWLICPVMLYWVGRVWLLAHRGLVNEDPLVFALRDRVSYAVGLVCALVLWAAT; encoded by the coding sequence ATGGCCTCCGTCACTTCGCTGCCCATGCTTCCCGAAACCCCACTGCCCGAGGATTCCCCGGACGTTCCGCTCGCCGTCGACCTGGACGGGACGCTGGTGCGCACGGACACGCTGCACGAGAACCTGCTCGTCCTCTTCAAGCACGCGCCGTGGCTGCTGCTGCTGGCGCCGCTGTGGGTGCTCAAGGGCAAGGCCTTCTTCAAGGCGGAGGTGGCCCGGCGCGCGTCCCTGGACGCGGCGAGCCTGCCCTACCACGAGGAGCTCCTGGCCTGGCTCCACGAGGAGAAGGCCCGGGGCCGCCGCCTCGTCCTCGCTACCGCCGCGGACCGGCGCATCGCCGACGCGGTGGCCGCGCACCTGGGAATCTTCTCCGACGTCGTCGCCAGCGAGGCGACGGTGAACCTGTCCGGCGCGCGCAAGCTGGCGAAGCTGAAGGAGCTGCTGGGCACCTTCGACTACGCGGGCAACGACACGGTGGACCTGCCCTTGTGGCGCGAGTGCCGCCGCATCGTCGTGGTCCACGCGCCCGCTGGCGTGCTGAAGCAGGCCCAGGGCCTGGGCCGCGACGTCCACCGCGTCTTCGAGCGCCCGGCCACCAGCCTCCGCGTCTGGGTGAAGGCGCTGCGCGTCCACCAGTGGGCGAAGAACGCGCTCGTCTTCGTGCCGCTCTTCGCGGCGCACAAGGCCACCGACACCGCCATGATGGTCCAGGCGGTGCTGGGCTTCGCGGCCTTCAGCCTGTGCGCCTCCAGCGTGTACGTGCTGAATGACTTGCTGGACCTGGACTCGGACCGGCGACACCCGACGAAGAAGAAGCGGCCCTTCGCGGCCTGCACGCTGCCGGTGAGCACCGGCGTGGTGCTGGCGCCCGTGCTGCTGCTGGCGGGCGCGGCGGTGTGCCTGCTGCTGCCGCCCGCCTTCGCCGCCCTGCTGACCGCCTACTACGTGCTGACGCTCGCCTACTCGCTGCGGCTCAAGCAGGTGGTGATGCTGGACGTGCTGGTGCTGGCCGGGCTGTACACGGTGCGCATTTTCGGCGGCGCGTTGGCGGTGAACGTGCCCACGTCGAGCTGGCTGATGATGTTCAGCATGTTCATCTTCCTCTCGCTCGCGCTGGTGAAGCGGCTGAGCGAGGTGCGGCGGCTGCGGCTCTCCAACGAGACGTCCGCCCACGGGCGCGGCTACCTGGCGCAGGACTACGAGCAGCTCGCCAGCCTGGGTGCGGCCTCCGGACAGGTGTCCGTGCTGGTGCTGGCGCTCTACATCACCTCCGACGAGGTGACGGCGCTGTACTCACATCCGGAGCGGCTGTGGCTCATCTGCCCGGTGATGCTGTACTGGGTCGGCCGGGTGTGGCTGCTGGCCCACCGCGGGCTGGTGAACGAGGATCCGCTCGTCTTCGCCCTGAGGGACCGGGTGAGCTACGCAGTGGGCCTCGTGTGCGCGTTGGTGCTATGGGCCGCCACGTGA
- a CDS encoding class I SAM-dependent methyltransferase, which translates to MRLGLKADNLLERVAGWLNLAPQPVAHAFFGMMASRTLMAGVRLGVYEALTDGPVSAETLAARLKLSQEGTRTLLEALVACEAVERQRGGRYRLAPRARRWLDPRSPNYVGAFLEFNYAQWDWWNKLEGTVRTGEAVDIHGFAPDDARWRDYIHAMHQLARLAAPEVAGAIPLPRGAKHVLDLGGAHGWFAAELCLRNKGLKATVLDLEGSARVGREIIASAGLTHLVTHREGDILTAELGGPYDGVMLFQVMHHLSPAQNVALLRRVRGSLAPKGTLAVLEYLREDRDAPASAAPLIGLHYFLTSGAAAYTPAEVEGFLDDAGFRIEHSRPIRHLPLQTLLVARLD; encoded by the coding sequence ATGAGGCTGGGGCTCAAGGCGGACAATCTGCTGGAGCGCGTGGCGGGCTGGCTCAACCTGGCCCCGCAGCCGGTGGCCCATGCCTTCTTCGGGATGATGGCGTCGCGCACGCTGATGGCGGGCGTGCGGCTGGGCGTCTACGAAGCGCTGACGGACGGCCCCGTGTCGGCGGAGACGCTGGCGGCGCGGCTGAAGCTGTCCCAGGAAGGCACGCGCACGCTGCTGGAGGCGCTGGTCGCCTGCGAGGCGGTGGAGCGCCAGCGCGGCGGACGCTACCGGCTGGCCCCGCGCGCCAGACGCTGGCTGGACCCCCGCTCTCCGAACTACGTGGGCGCCTTCCTCGAGTTCAACTACGCGCAGTGGGACTGGTGGAACAAGCTGGAGGGCACCGTCCGCACCGGCGAGGCGGTGGACATCCACGGCTTCGCGCCGGACGACGCGCGCTGGCGCGACTACATCCACGCCATGCACCAGCTCGCTCGGCTGGCGGCGCCCGAAGTCGCGGGGGCCATCCCCCTGCCCCGCGGGGCGAAGCATGTGTTGGACCTGGGCGGGGCGCATGGCTGGTTCGCCGCCGAGCTGTGTCTGCGCAACAAGGGCTTGAAGGCCACGGTGCTGGACCTGGAGGGCAGCGCCCGCGTGGGCCGTGAAATCATCGCCTCGGCGGGGCTGACCCACCTGGTCACCCACCGAGAGGGCGACATCCTCACCGCGGAGCTGGGCGGCCCGTACGACGGGGTGATGCTCTTCCAGGTGATGCACCACCTGTCGCCCGCGCAGAACGTGGCCCTGCTGCGCCGGGTGCGCGGCTCGCTGGCCCCCAAGGGGACGCTGGCGGTGCTGGAGTACCTGCGCGAGGACCGGGACGCCCCGGCCAGCGCGGCGCCACTGATTGGCCTGCACTACTTCCTCACCTCGGGCGCGGCCGCCTACACCCCCGCCGAGGTCGAGGGCTTCCTCGACGACGCGGGCTTCCGCATCGAGCACAGCCGCCCCATCCGGCACCTCCCCCTGCAGACGCTCCTGGTGGCCCGGCTGGACTGA
- a CDS encoding MXAN_6627.5 family MYXO-CTERM protein gives MHPPFQAVRVMAPMFPSRSVLRSRLQCLVACLPLLLPAAALAQSDGGLDAGLPDASVGEGGADRDNPEGDDSTGRVNTSCRSTRDCSPRFSCDNGLCQYTGVRKVDQQGCVLGAEAALVIVGLAAVGGYKRRR, from the coding sequence ATGCATCCGCCCTTCCAGGCGGTTAGGGTGATGGCCCCGATGTTCCCCTCCCGCTCCGTCCTCCGTTCCCGTCTGCAGTGCCTGGTGGCCTGCCTTCCTCTTCTGTTGCCCGCCGCGGCCCTGGCCCAATCGGATGGAGGGCTCGACGCCGGCCTCCCCGACGCCTCCGTGGGTGAGGGCGGCGCCGACCGGGACAACCCCGAAGGGGACGACAGTACAGGCAGGGTGAATACCTCTTGTCGCAGCACCCGGGATTGTTCCCCCCGCTTCTCCTGCGACAACGGACTGTGCCAGTACACTGGCGTGCGCAAGGTGGACCAGCAAGGCTGCGTGCTCGGCGCCGAGGCGGCGCTCGTCATCGTGGGCCTGGCCGCCGTGGGTGGGTACAAGCGCAGGCGTTAG
- a CDS encoding response regulator, which produces MAPRILVVDDNQELLSLLTQLFEEAGYEVIGANRGKQALEVAKANAPAAAVLDILLPDMMGYHLADALRKDNPQLPLLFITGVFKGGKHAVESRTKYQAAGYFEKPFEAQKLLEAMTKVLPPEKPLAAAASLQDAFEVELDIDVEEEGPQDAMELTGRIKVTGGGNITAEIRGANLTASPMQKVPATHVRPPTPGRPPDPPPAGAPGSRRGELKDNLPSLLTAFYLSRETGELGVQKGKVKKVLYFEKGTPVFALSNLLADRFGQFLVRVGKIKPEQLQDASAVAAQSNRRTGDVLVERGLLKDTERLYYVGQQVKAVIYSLFAWEEGSYLLSFKEKASAESIKLDVHPANLIVRGIKKLYKPERLRRLLQPEDRLIPAVAPAYQLNEVELERWEAELLPKVDGNRTVAELLAFANRPEHVVYGFLVSMMSLGILDKRS; this is translated from the coding sequence ATGGCACCCCGAATCCTCGTCGTCGATGACAATCAGGAGCTGTTGTCCCTCCTCACGCAGCTCTTCGAGGAGGCGGGCTACGAGGTCATTGGCGCGAACCGCGGCAAGCAAGCGTTGGAAGTGGCGAAGGCGAACGCCCCCGCGGCGGCCGTGCTCGACATCCTGCTGCCCGACATGATGGGTTACCACCTGGCGGACGCGCTGCGGAAGGACAACCCCCAGCTCCCGCTCCTCTTCATCACGGGTGTCTTCAAGGGGGGCAAGCACGCCGTCGAGTCGCGCACCAAGTACCAGGCCGCGGGCTACTTCGAGAAGCCCTTCGAGGCGCAGAAGCTGCTGGAGGCCATGACGAAGGTGCTGCCGCCGGAGAAGCCCCTGGCAGCGGCCGCGTCGCTCCAGGACGCCTTCGAGGTGGAGCTGGACATCGACGTGGAGGAGGAAGGCCCGCAGGACGCCATGGAGCTGACCGGCCGCATCAAGGTGACGGGCGGCGGCAACATCACGGCGGAGATTCGCGGCGCCAACCTCACGGCCAGCCCCATGCAGAAGGTGCCGGCCACGCACGTGCGGCCGCCCACGCCGGGCCGTCCCCCGGACCCGCCTCCCGCGGGCGCGCCCGGCAGCCGCCGCGGCGAACTCAAGGACAACCTCCCCTCGCTGCTCACCGCCTTCTATCTCTCCCGCGAGACGGGCGAGCTGGGCGTGCAGAAGGGCAAGGTGAAGAAGGTCCTCTACTTCGAGAAGGGCACGCCGGTGTTCGCCCTCTCCAACCTGCTCGCGGACCGCTTCGGCCAGTTCCTGGTGCGCGTGGGGAAGATCAAACCCGAGCAGCTCCAGGACGCCTCCGCGGTGGCCGCGCAGAGCAACCGCCGCACCGGTGACGTGCTGGTGGAGCGCGGCCTGCTCAAGGACACCGAGCGCCTGTACTACGTGGGCCAGCAGGTGAAGGCCGTCATCTACTCGCTCTTCGCGTGGGAAGAGGGCTCCTACCTGCTGAGCTTCAAGGAGAAGGCGAGCGCGGAGTCCATCAAGCTGGACGTCCACCCCGCCAACCTCATCGTCCGGGGCATCAAGAAGCTCTACAAGCCGGAGCGCCTGCGCCGCCTGCTCCAGCCGGAGGACCGGCTCATCCCCGCCGTGGCCCCGGCGTACCAGCTCAACGAAGTGGAGCTGGAGCGGTGGGAGGCGGAGCTGCTGCCCAAGGTGGACGGCAACCGCACCGTGGCGGAGCTGCTGGCCTTCGCCAACCGCCCCGAGCACGTCGTCTACGGCTTCCTGGTGTCGATGATGTCGCTGGGCATCCTGGACAAGCGCTCGTAG
- the bcp gene encoding thioredoxin-dependent thiol peroxidase yields the protein MPQAGDQAPAFQVPDQDGNTVTLARFAGRSVVLYFYPKDNTPGCTVEACDFRDEHSALEAAGAVVLGVSTDSTASHQKFAAKFNLPFPLLADVDHALSEAYGVWGEKSLYGRKFLGITRATFLIGPDGRVKQVWPKVKVIGHVAEVLAALKGGDSAGASGTPAAKKASAGKKVAAAKKAPAGKSAVAKSSGAQAAPVGKRAPASKKAPVGKKAPASKKAPVSKAAPASKKAAVSKAASASKKAPASKAAPASKKAAAGKKPTAKKASAAAKKASTARKAPAAKKAARPRR from the coding sequence ATGCCCCAAGCAGGTGACCAGGCCCCCGCCTTCCAGGTGCCCGACCAGGACGGAAACACGGTGACGCTCGCGCGGTTCGCGGGTCGCAGTGTCGTCCTCTACTTCTATCCGAAGGACAACACGCCCGGATGCACCGTGGAGGCGTGTGACTTCCGGGATGAGCACTCGGCGCTGGAGGCCGCCGGCGCGGTGGTGCTGGGCGTGTCCACCGACAGCACCGCGAGCCACCAGAAGTTCGCGGCCAAGTTCAACCTGCCCTTCCCGCTGCTGGCGGACGTGGACCACGCGCTGTCCGAGGCCTACGGCGTCTGGGGCGAGAAGTCGCTCTATGGTCGCAAGTTCCTGGGCATCACCCGCGCGACCTTCCTCATCGGACCGGACGGCCGCGTGAAGCAGGTGTGGCCCAAGGTGAAGGTGATCGGCCACGTGGCCGAGGTGCTGGCCGCGCTGAAGGGTGGCGATTCGGCCGGAGCCTCGGGGACTCCCGCGGCGAAGAAGGCGTCCGCTGGGAAGAAGGTGGCCGCCGCGAAGAAGGCTCCCGCCGGGAAGAGCGCGGTGGCGAAGTCGTCCGGCGCGCAGGCTGCTCCGGTCGGCAAGAGGGCGCCCGCGTCGAAGAAGGCCCCGGTCGGCAAGAAGGCTCCCGCGTCGAAGAAGGCCCCTGTGAGCAAGGCCGCCCCCGCGTCGAAGAAGGCCGCTGTGAGCAAGGCCGCCTCGGCGTCGAAGAAGGCCCCTGCGAGCAAGGCCGCCCCGGCGTCGAAGAAGGCCGCTGCGGGCAAGAAGCCCACTGCCAAGAAGGCTTCTGCGGCGGCGAAGAAGGCCTCCACGGCGCGGAAGGCCCCGGCGGCGAAGAAGGCTGCTCGCCCTCGCCGCTGA
- the nagZ gene encoding beta-N-acetylhexosaminidase, protein MVGFPGTDIDRELASLMDDGIYGAILFKRNVGTAADTAALCHALKTRAGRPFILSVDQEGGRVARIRGAPFTALPPMRELGQRGDIALVERVGRLLAYELRALGFDWDFAPVLDVDTNPANPVIGDRSFSREAEEVARLGVALARGLETGGVASCGKHFPGHGDTTTDSHLTLPRLPHTLERLRSVELVPFRAFAQAGLASLMTAHVLFDALDPGVPATMSPRVLQGVLREELGFDGVLVSDDLEMKAIAGHYSVEEATVQGTLAGVDLFLVCHNADVQRRAIEALVQAVESGRVPRERIAQAHRRLDALSARFAHPAEDRLATLDSGEHRALAEGLVSTFTGKDPTEVMLATR, encoded by the coding sequence ATGGTGGGCTTCCCCGGCACCGACATCGACCGCGAGCTCGCCTCGCTGATGGATGACGGCATCTACGGGGCCATCCTCTTCAAGCGCAACGTGGGCACCGCCGCGGACACGGCCGCGCTGTGCCACGCCTTGAAGACCCGCGCGGGCCGGCCCTTCATCTTGTCGGTGGACCAGGAGGGTGGACGCGTGGCCCGGATTCGCGGCGCGCCCTTCACCGCGCTGCCGCCCATGCGCGAGCTGGGACAGCGCGGCGACATCGCCCTGGTGGAGCGGGTGGGCCGGCTGCTGGCGTACGAGCTGCGCGCGCTGGGCTTCGACTGGGACTTCGCGCCCGTGTTGGACGTGGACACCAACCCGGCCAACCCCGTCATCGGTGACCGCAGCTTCAGTCGCGAGGCGGAGGAGGTGGCGCGGCTGGGCGTGGCGCTCGCGCGGGGGCTGGAGACGGGCGGCGTGGCTTCGTGTGGCAAGCACTTCCCGGGGCACGGCGACACCACCACCGACAGCCACCTGACGCTGCCGCGGCTGCCGCACACGCTGGAGCGGCTGCGCAGCGTGGAGCTGGTGCCCTTCCGGGCCTTCGCGCAGGCGGGGCTGGCGTCGTTGATGACGGCGCACGTGCTCTTCGACGCGCTGGACCCGGGCGTGCCCGCCACCATGAGCCCGCGCGTGCTCCAGGGCGTGCTGCGCGAGGAGCTGGGCTTCGATGGCGTGCTCGTCAGCGATGACCTGGAGATGAAGGCCATCGCCGGCCACTACTCCGTGGAGGAGGCCACGGTGCAGGGCACGCTCGCGGGTGTGGACCTGTTCCTGGTGTGCCACAACGCGGACGTGCAGCGCCGGGCCATTGAGGCGCTGGTGCAGGCCGTGGAGTCCGGGCGCGTCCCGCGCGAGCGGATTGCCCAGGCCCACCGCCGGCTCGACGCGCTCAGCGCCCGCTTCGCGCACCCGGCGGAGGACCGGCTCGCCACGCTGGACAGCGGCGAACACCGCGCGCTCGCCGAGGGGCTCGTCAGCACCTTCACGGGCAAGGACCCGACCGAGGTGATGCTGGCCACCCGCTGA
- a CDS encoding response regulator, whose translation MGPILIVDDEFGIVEAMRDLLSDEGYRTAIALNGKEALERMAEERPCMVLLDYMMPVMNGPALLEAMERSPLLRDIPVVMMSASPPDYWKDLRCAAFLPKPFSLDDLLVVVKRFAQGAILQ comes from the coding sequence ATGGGCCCCATCCTCATCGTCGATGACGAATTCGGCATCGTCGAAGCCATGCGAGACCTCCTGAGCGATGAGGGCTACCGGACCGCCATCGCCCTCAACGGCAAGGAGGCCTTGGAGCGCATGGCCGAGGAGCGCCCCTGCATGGTGCTGCTCGACTACATGATGCCCGTCATGAACGGCCCCGCGCTGTTGGAGGCCATGGAGCGCAGCCCCCTGCTGCGGGACATCCCCGTGGTGATGATGAGCGCCAGCCCTCCGGACTACTGGAAGGACCTGCGCTGCGCGGCCTTCCTGCCCAAGCCCTTCTCCCTGGATGACCTGCTGGTGGTGGTGAAGCGCTTCGCCCAGGGCGCCATCCTGCAGTAA